The sequence below is a genomic window from Pseudorca crassidens isolate mPseCra1 chromosome 20, mPseCra1.hap1, whole genome shotgun sequence.
AACGCTGCGGGTCCCCGGACCTCAGACCCGGCGGAGCCACGGGCAACGCGCCTGCGCCGTCGGGGTGAACCGGGAACTCGCACCGCGCGCCCATGTAGCCGGGCGCGCAGGCGCAGACGAGACCGGAGAAATGCGCGTAGCAGCGCCCGCCGTGGGCGCAGGGGCGCGCGGCGCATGGGTCGGCGCGCTCGCGGCAGTCGCGGCCACCGAAGCCCAGCGCGCAGGAGCAGCGGCGCGCTCCGCCGCCCTCCAGGCAGGTGCCGCCGTTGGCGCAGGCGCGGCTGGCGCAGTCATCCAGGTCGTGTTCGCAGCGTGGCCCCGCGAAGCCCGCGCGGCAGCGGCAGCGCAGGGCGTGGCCCAGATCCAGGCAGAGCCCGCCTGTGGGGAAGAGGGCGTCAGGGGCGCGGCTCGATTGAGGGGAGTCCCCCAGGCCCGCCGCTCGAAGCCTGCCCGCGATTTCTTCTCAGCTCGGTGATCCCCGCCCTCATTTTTTCTCTGGGCGCCCCTCTACCGTCTAACTCTAGGGCCAGCCTCTGGGAGTTTGCCTGTAAAACCGACCCGCCTCTTTTCCCCCGGTGAAGTCTTGGATTAACTCGGCCTCACACCTCTTTGATTCTCtgggtctctttctctttttctctcggCTTTAACCGTACTGAAATAGTTTCAACAGTTCTGGAACGACGGGTTTGAACCACCTGGCCTTTGCCTGTgccttcttctcccttttcccttcctccttttctctcattcttttcacCTGTTCTCTTCTCGAGCTCATCCTCCAGGTCTGTGCTCAGGTGTCCCCTCCTCCAGAAAGCCATCCGATTCTTCCTCCATCCCAACCCTCCTCTGGCTCTATCTCAGGGTAACACCAGAATCCTCCCCATAACCCATGAAGCCCTACAGGATCTGTCCCAGTCACCTCCCTGACCTCATCTCTCACCAGCCTACCCTCACTCCCTCTGCTCCAACCACACTGGCTTCCCTGCGATGCTGAACACACCAGGCATATTcctacctcagggtctttgcacttgttcatccctctgcctggaacatacTCTTCCCTCATATCCCCCCACGGCTGCCTCCCTACCTGCAGCATGGTCTTCCTTACCCACTCTAGCTAAAATGTCAACCTGCCACCCCATACACACTACTTCTCATCCcccttctggctttttttttttttttcattttttttgtttgtttgttttatttttggcggcaCCTCacggcttttgggatcttagctccccgaccagggattgaacccatgccccctgcagtggaaccacagagtcctaaccaccagggaattccctattcttAGTTTTTATCACCACAAAACCTCCTATATTTACTCATTGATCTTCTTTATTGTCTCTCTGCTCCATCAGCTCTGTGAGGGTGGGGGTTTTCATCTCATTCCCTACTGTATCCCcggaacagggcctggcacacagtagatgctcaataaatagttatgAGATAGGAATGTCACCtcgcccattttacagaagaacaaactgaggctgggcagaggggagccCAGCCGCAGACCGAGAGGAGGCAAAGTCAGGATCCCCACCCGGGACTGTGTGAGCCAAGCCCTGCTCTTGCCCACTGACCACGCAGgggcccccactccccaccctcaccGCTCTGTGCTCCCCACCTCACCATTCCGGCATGGCTGCAGGCTGCACCGGTCTACCCTCTTCTCACAATTGGAGCCTTGGAAACCGGGCGGGCAACGGCAGATGTAGGCAGAGTCGGGGTCCGCACCTCCCACACACAAGCCGCCGTTGAAGCAAGGTCCATCCGCACATGTCACCCCGCTCACCTCACACCGCAACCCGTAGAACCCACGGGGACAGGTGCATTCGAAGGACCCCGGGGTCTCCTGAGCACAGGCAAGAGGACTTTGGATCAGCATCTCCTTAGAAATCCCATCCCTGTccttagtcttttttctttttttttggccgcccagtgcggcatgagggattttagttccctgaccagagattgaacccatgcctcctgcggtgaaagcatggagtcttaaccactggaccgccagggaagtccccccttccTCAGTCTTGACCACTGGGGGGCTGCCCCTGGTCTAGTCCCACCTCCTAGGGTGTAGGGGCCTCACCGAGGAAGTCCCTGAGGCCGAGACAAACTCTCTGGTCCACGTTTCTGGGTCTGCACACCCAACCCCACAGAGGGGAGGCTCTGGAGGCCCGGAGAGATCCCGCTCCCGCCTCTACACCTTTGCTGCCAAATGCTGCCCGCCCTGTCTGCCCTCCCCGATGCTGTCCTCATGGCCCAGGCCTAATTCCAGGTCTCAGCTCTAAGCCCACCTCCTCCATGGAGCCTTCCCTGGATCTCCCCTTCTCAGGCCCTCCCCCTAACTTGAACGCTGAGTGTTTCTCACTGTCCCGTGGTGGCAGTGTCCAGGTGGCCCACACCAGGCTCTGCTTCATCCCAGGCTCACTCCCACCACCACACCTTCGCTTCCCCCAGGCCACTCGTCCGGTCTAGCTTCTCCAGTCGCCTCCTGTCTGCCAAGTGGGGCTTACTTCAGAAGCCCCAGCCCGGGTCCATCTTCAGAAGCCTTCTCTGATGCCCGCCCTTCCCTAATCCTCAACCCACTCGGCCCCACCACCCCTACCTTGAGCTCTGACTTGTTCTCTACCCCATAGGCGGGGCAGTTTGTGGCCCGATAGGATCCCTCATCATTCCCACATCTACACCTTTAGGTGCCACCCACTGGGGCTGCTCTCCCCAACATGTCATCCTACTTCAAGGCCCCAGATGCAGGCTGGacacctccaggaagccctccctgatagCTGTCccagccgccccccccccccccgcaaggcTGTTGTCTCATGGAGCCCCGGACAGGGGACTCCCTGGGAAAAGTATTACCCAGgatcggggggtgggggtgtgtgtgatacTGACACTACAGCTGCCTCCGTTGGCACACGGATTCCCATCACAGGGCCCAGGCCCGGGTACGAGGCATCCAGTGGTAGCAGAGGATGGGCCCCTGGGGCTGAGGCAGCTGCTAGTGGAGACAGGGATTGTGCAGAGGGGCCCAGTCCAGCCCTCCAGGCATCGACATTCATCGGGCTGCTCACAGAAGCCGTGCTCTGGGCTGCAGCCTGCTCGACATGCCGCTAtgggggaaggagaggcagagggaagaggaatATTGATGAAGGGAGGATAGGAAATCAGAGAAATTTCTGAGCACCTTCCGGGCATCACTTGTTTCATCTTTGTGACTGTCAACCCAATGGGCTAGATGGTATTGCGACTCTCagtttacagacagggaaactgaggccctgagagcaGGGTGATTTacccagctaggaagtggcacaGCTAGGATCTGAACCCAGACCAATGagttccagagtctgtgctcttggAAGGAGAATGGAGTGGAGGTTCCCAGGTCTGAGCTTGGAGAGAGGAGAATGAAGGAAGAGGATTGAGGAGGGACCCTTGGCCTTTCAGGGGAAATGGGAGGGCCTTGGATTAGGGGAGGTCTGGGAGGATCTGGATAAGCCTGAGGGTCCTAGGGGATTCAGTGGGGCTCAGACATTGGGATATCTAGGGTGGGTTGGGGGACCCCAAGCTTTAGAACGCAGTTGGGTCTAGAGTGTAATCACAGGGAGGGAGGATGGTGGAACCCctgggggggatgggaggagcTTCCAAAGCTCCTGAGTGGGGGTAGGCAGGGCCCCAGAATTAGAACAGCTTTGGGGTCCGAGCATCTGGAAAGGGGTGTGGGTATGGATTAGGGGAGGAACTGGGGGTACAAGGGTGGGAAATGGGTGTGCGGTTCTTATTGGGGAGACAAGTGtgctgggaagagggaagggggctggAGTGCCCAGGCAGGGCTGGAGAGAAGTCTAGGGTCCTTAGCTTCCCAGAAAGTGGTAGCTGGATCATGGGAGCAGGCTGAAGACCATGAGTGAAGCTGGCGAGGGGTTCTCGGGTCCCCAGTTCCCTGAAGAGGGTAACTAGGTTGTGAAAGGAGCCGGAGGGGCCGTGACGGGATGGGGTGGGGTTGAACGCAGGACTCACGCGGTGCCTCGCATTTGTCCTCAATCTGCGGGCAGGGGCGCAGTTCCGGGCCACACCGCGAGGGGGCGCCGCGCGAGCGGCAGAGGCGCGCGCACGCGGCCCCAACGGCCGGCGGCTCGCAGCGCGCGCGGTAGGAGAAGCGCAGCTCCCAGGCGCCTGCGCGCTGCACGTCCCAGGCCCACGGGCTCCCGGCCGCCAGGCGACGCCGGCCCGCCACGCGCGCCAGCAGGCTCCAAGCGGGCCCTGAGGTGAGAAGGGAGATGTGCTAGGCTGCGGCCCGCCGCGGTCTCGGGATGGAGACGGAGCGCGCAGGCTCGCACTCTCCCTTCCCATCTTAAGAAGCCAAAACACCCCTTTTGAGTTCTGAGAATGGCAGTTACTTAGCAAGGCTGCAAACTCCCCTAATGCGCCCTGGGATCTTCGATGACGCGAACCCTATGACCATCATGATGATAACAGTTCTCCCAGAGAAGCCGAAGTGCCCCTATATTTTGCCCcagaatttttgtatattaaagtAGCTATGAGACCCCTAACACCCTGGGACATATGATATCCCTAATATGGCCAAAGGGCAATGACAGGTCTTTGAAGTGAGGTCAAAAACACCCCCAAATTGTGTCTCAGGATTTTCCTATACCAAAATGGTGACAGAACCCCCCCTCTGGGCCTTATATAGCATCAAATTCCCCCTCGAATTAAGGTTAAGATCATCCCATATCCCTCCCTGAAACCTCTCTGGTGAAACTGCAGCGTCCCAAAGGGGCCCTGAGGCCCTCTGTATGGACAAGGTGGCAGAGCTTTGCGTACAAGAACCAGAAGGTAACTCATATTGTACCCTGGGTTCTCAAAATCAGATGGTGACAGAGCAGGACTGTGAAACGCTGCTGCTTCGACTCCAAGATAGTAAGAGAGCTTCTTCccgcctctccctgcccccaccccgctTTGCCTGGTATCAGGACATTTCTGTGTCGACATGCCAAGAGCCCTGGGGCTGTCAACACCCAGCACCACACTCCGGGAGCTGTGATGACATCATGGGTCCAGCAATCCCATGAATGCCCCACCCTACAGACAGCCCCATGTCACCCTCCTGGACCTCACATCGGGCCCCAACTCCCTGGCTCTCCCACACTCTACACTGAAATCCCAGAATTGAAGATACTCACCTCCAATCTGTTCTCCTAACTCCTCTCTCCAGGTTTCAATGATGAGAGAGAAGGTGCCCTGGTTGGGTGGAGGAAGGTGGAGAGGGAAGAATGAAGACAGTGGTCAGGGCAGGTAGGTACTCAATGAAGCCCAGATTTTAAGAGGTAAAGAGTGATGACCATTCCAGGGACCAGACAGGCAAGGGACAATTCCCAGAGGCTGGCCCAGGCAAGGAATGACTGTTTTGGCTttctttattgagcacttactatgtggtaAGCACTATACTCAAGATACCTGGTTGAATCTCTCAAAAGGGACCACTGTAATGTACCATgatgatcccattttacagatgaggatactgaggctGGAAAAGGGAAAGTCACTTGCCCGAAAGCATAAGCATCTAGAATTCAAAAACAATTCTGTTCACCTTTATGCTTTTGGGATTGTGGGATGGGAAGTAGGATTTTGGAGGTGAAAAAGTCATGGATACAGGCCCCAACTGGAAGGTCTGAGAAGAGATAAGGTGAGAGGATATTGGGGGTCCCCAAGACAGAGTGTGAAAGTCTCCCTAGGTGCAAGGAAATTTGGGGACAAAGATGAGGATACCAGTGTTTAAGGATCCCCAAGGAACAGGGGTAGGGTCCTGTGAATTGAGGATTTCTAGAAGGTGAGTTTGGGGTTCTGGGAATTCAGGGTTCCAGGCATGCAAGGCTGTGATCTGGGATTCCCTAGAGGGAAATTCGGAATCAGAAAATTTGGGTTTATGGGTAGGGTTTATGGGTCTGAGAATGTGAGATTCCAGATGATGGAGTTACTGGGAATTTGGGGTCCCCAGGGGGCAGAGTCTTGGAAGTTGGAGGGCAGATGGCAGTCGAGGTTTGGGTAAGGCCCCCAGCACGAGCGTGCCCCGGGGCTGGGTCTCACCGGCCAGGCGTCCCGGAAGGGCACGCGCATGAGGCCGTCTGGCAGCGGCAAGTCAGGCGCTGGCGCTCCGGGCTGCGCAGTGTAGACCGGTCCGCGCGCACTCAGCGCCGCGCCCAGGGTGCACGGAGACTCGGCTGCCTCCTCGGAGATCCCTGGCTTCAGGCAAACCCTGAAGAAGAGGCGGCAGGTGTCCCCGGCCTTGCAGGGGGACCGCGGGGCGCCCGGGCCTGGTCCCGGCCCAAAAGAGTGGATCTGCAGCTCGAAGACGCCGGCCGGCCGTGTCTGGGGCGGAAAGGGGTACAGGGTGAGGGGACTACGGGGACCCAGACGTCTCATCCGCCccgcgcccccctccccaagACCCCCGGGTCGCACACCCTCCCATCCACCCTTTCCACTCGGGCTCCGacctggggaaggaaaaagagCGCCAGGATCACCGTcggggagaggagctggggcaTCTGCGGGGAGACCATGGCCTTCCGGAGGTCTTGGGAGCTGCAGCTGCTGGCTCCGGAGCCTTATATCTGAGAGGACAGCTCCGCCCCTTCGGGCAGCCGCCGGCTCCAGGGGACCCTAGGGGAGGAGGTCGCAGGGGAAGGAGAGCGTGCTGGAGCAGCCGTGAGACTGTGTCGTGGCCACAGGCAACGCAGTGAGTGTACATCTTATATGCGGTTGTGGGCATGATTTGTGTGGCTGAGgatagggtggggtggggggggttaaGCTTGTGTGTGAGGTTGGATATGATTTTAAAactctgtgtgtggtgtgtgagcCAGAGCTACTGGAGGGTGTACATGACTGTGATTGTGTGTCTAGGTCAGATTGTGTGGCTCCACATGTGCTTGAAATTGTATATGGTTAAGCCTCTTTGTGAGGTTGTAAATAATTCTaagattctgtgtgtgtgtgtgtgtgtgtgtgtgtgtatgtatacacgcacacacacacctgcatggGAGAATGGAGATGTACATGATTTCATGGTTGTGTGACTTTTGAGATTCTGTGGCTGTGTAGATGCTTCTCTGTTCAGGTGTACAAAAATGTGTTAGCTCCTGGGCCACTGTGTGTAGTCATAGGAACCTGTGACTTTGTGGTCTGTGCAGGTGCCTCTAggtggctgtgtgtgtttgtgtgtgtggtaaggtCTGTGCAAGGTTGTGAATGGCTGAGGGTTTGTGTGTGAAGGAGGCTGGGTGTGGGAGGTCCATGAGTGTAGCCCTGTGTGGATACGATGAAGATCCAGTGTTCTTTGTggacccgtgtgtgtgtgtgtgtgtgtgtgtgagcacgcGCGCATGCTCGAGTGTGTTTCCCCTCCCCAAAACAAAGCCACCCTCCCCAAACCCGCATCACGGATGCACCAGACGCTAGGGCGAGCAGCCCCCGCCTCAGAGGGGGCTCCCAGCTGTATGTAAATGCTGCCATCTGCTGGGCGGCCGCGCCCCTCCCCCTTTGGGCCGCAGCTGGGCTGCCCGTTTGGCCTCCGGAAGGTGTGAGCAGCAAATGGGCAGGAAATTCGGTCCTCACAGATCAGGGGCCCGCTCCCTCACTCCAGGATGAATGGGGGGCGGGGGCACCCGGCGCCCTCCAGAAGCTCCTTAGTATTCCAGGACCACCGCAAGGAAAGCCAGTTAGAGCAGATGTTCCAGCCCTCCGGTCCCAATCATTTACTCTGCCAGGTGCTGAGCAAAGCCCTTTAGATggagtaaacttttttttttccagaagaaaaaaatttaacacttaGAAGCTAATAATTATAGGGGGAGATACAGGTTCAATTATATAcgtacatatttttcttttggagaaggtgctcaataaagcaCAGCCCAGTAGAGCcaggcatacagtaagtgctcagtcatttttaatgaatgaaagaactcAATCTAAACAGTTTTTGTCATAATCCTGAGGACGGGAGTCATGGAAGGGTTTTGAACAGGGGAGGGCCATGGTCAATTGTGCAGAACATCCCAGGTTCCTTTGCACAGGTTTTTCTTCTACTTGATATATTCTTtccacttccttctttttaaattgttaccAGACTTCACCTCCTATAGGAGGCCTTCCCTAACACCCCCCAAGGGGGTCAGGCACCTCTTCTGCGTTCCCACAGCCCCTGGGGACTCCTCTATCCCAGCCCCAACCACTCTGGCCTATGAGGTCTTTCTAAGCACAAATCTGACCATGTCCCTCTCCTACATAGActcttccatggctccccagtgcctccCAGCTTCTGAAATTCTAAGGTTGACATTTAAGGCCCTCCCTCCACATCCCCCTACTCAAACAGGTTCTGTGGCCCCAAAGCACAGAGCCAGACCTTGTGGACCCCAGTTAATGGGAGGCAAATTAGGGCCTGTACTGGGGTAGGTAAAGGAGTGAGCCTCCCATTACAGGAACTATTCAAATGAGATCTGGACAGTTATTAGAAGCTGTGGGAGAAGGCAAATTCCTGCCGTGGATAATAACTGGGGAGGTAACAATTTCCACGTCTGAGATAgctcaaaatttttaaagattgtaaAAATAGCCAGCGTTTATTGAGGGTTTCTGCCAGGCACGATAGTGTTTCATGTGAATTCTCTCAAGTCTGTACGTGTACTTTAAGGGATTTCCAAGCATCTTTTTGGCTATCTAGGACTTTTCCTTATGTGCCCACCTTAGAGCCCACAGAAGGCTATGCTGAggtgacatctgcaaagacctgaaggaggggagggagtgagCTATATGGATCCTGGGGAAAAAACATTCCTGGCAGAGGGCATagaaagtgcaaaggccctggggtgaccATGCCCGGCACACCCAGATATCCCCATGGTTTGTCTCACTTCATTCTGGTCTCTGCTCAAATACACCCTCCCAAGAGGCCTTCTCTGACTGTCCCATTCAATCTAAAACAGCACTCCTGTTCCCAAACCACTCTATCTCCTTACCATGCTTTCCTGTATGCATTTATTTTACCCCAAGAAATATCTGACCACTTTCTGTCTCCTCCATGAGAACATCAGCTCCTTTTTTTCTAGAGCTTTTCCTCTAGTTTGTTCACCAGTACACCCTTGTGCCTAAAATGAGGCCTGGCAGTCAGTACTTAGGATATATTTGTTGAGAAAGCAAATGAGAAGTACTATTATTAACCTCTTATGAATGAGTAAACTGAGATGCTTGAgaccttgcccagggtcacagggcTTGCAAGTGGCGTGCAACCTGGGAATGCAGCCCCTGCTGGGATATGCCTCAACACTGGCCCAATCCTGCCCACTGGATGACGCCCTAATGCAGCCCTAGCACCGAGCATTTGATATAAACATCCTACGCCATGTCACGTAAGCAGCGTCTCAGAGGCCACCTGGCACAAGTCAAACCTTCTCCTCCCATCCAGCTTTAAGCAGGTGTGACCTGACAGACAGCACCATCCCTGAACCAGCATCAATGTCGGGGAGAGGCCTTGGAGGAACCCACTGGACACTGAAGCATGTGCCACCCAGAGTGCTAACCTTAACCCCCAGGGCCACGGGCCAATGGACAAACGTACTTCCTCCTTTCATGCCCCGTGGATGGACAGATCTGAGTCACATTTCAAAAGCTTCTCAGAAGGTCCCATGGGTCACCCCCTGTGGTCGGCGAGCACTCACTTGCAGTGGCTCCCTCCGTCCACAAACCCTCTCCCCAGGATCATGTTCCCCAAATACCTTGCTTTCAGTTAGGAGTTTCCAACACTCAAAGCCACCtgcaaaggaaacacaggccctCCCTCAATCCTGCAGATGCTCACAAGCTAGGGAATCCTGAGGATATCGAGGAAACTCTCTCCTGGATTACAAATGGTACACctcagggtgggggtggagggctgCAAATGTTACTTATTTGTAGATATCTGTGAGCCTTGCTTAAAAATCTAGAGTTCAAGTTCAATCTGGCCCACACagtttcaaatacattttaattcttttcacAAATaccagggaagggtttttaaaagtATCCAACTGGTACAAGCACTAAATGCTGGCTAGAGCAGGAGAGGCTGAGACAGCCGGGGGGCAGGCAACTGCCAAAATGGTACAGGACATTTCAGTCTGGGAAGAACCAGCATGGCCTGGTAACAATAAGCCCCACTGAATATACATGCAGCCTGCGCATGAGCTGTCCCATTTACTCCTCGCAGCCACTCTATTACAATGGGTACTATCATcgcccccattttagagatgaggcaaGGGAGGCAGAAAGGTGCTCCCAAAGTGCATACAGCTGCCATCTGAGTGCCTACCTGGGGGACCTCACTGAGCCTTCAAGCCTAGCCTATGAGGTAGGGACTATTATTTCACAgacgtggaaactgaggcaccgagAGGGGAAGTAACTTGCTCATTTGCTTGTGATCACACAAGTCAGGACGTGGCATAGAGCTTGGATCCGAACTTGGATTTGGGTTTATAAAAGTctggagggacttctctggcggtccagtggttaagactccgtgtttccactgcagcaggctttgatccctggtcagggaactaagatcccatatgctgcgctGCTGCGCGGCCAATAACAACCAGTCTGGAACTCAACCCTCCTAGATAATACCCAAATGTGCTGTCCATTGCAGGAGCCAGTAGTCACACGCGgctatttaattaaaatgaaacaaaattaaaaatctcaTCCCTCAGTTACCCTTGCCACATCTCAAGTACTCAATGGCCCCATGAGGCCACTGGCTGCTCTACCGGACAGTGGAGATACATGACACGGGGTACACATCGCGGAAAGCTCCACTGCAGAGTGCTGCTACAGTCTGTTTTAGTTAGGAGccaacatttttaaattgggagaTTTAATATAACAACCCCTTTCCTGGCTTCTACTGAAAAACCAGAAGATCAAGCAACTCTAGGCCCACCTTCCCACAGGGCCATGGTTGGCAGAGCTGAGCAGCAGCTGCCCTCGTGAGATGGGGCAGGGCAGCCTCTGGTCCACTGAAGCCCCATGCGCCCACACTTCACACATTTACACAGCAGCCTGGCGGCTACCTGTACTTCAACCCACAGTGCcatcctctcttctcttttccataGGGAATCTGGGGCCAAAGAGGGAGATGCACTTTCACAGACCACGTGGCACATGGGAAGACACGGCTAGGGCAGGGCCCTACACAGGTTTTCGGATTCCCAGGCCAGAGTTAAAACCAACCATCACCCCCCAGAGCGCCCTTGCTGCTCAGCAGCCGATCAGCCGCTGTGGGACGACCCCCGAAGAGTCCCACACTGCACCCTGATGCCCCCATCTGGACACTCTCCGGACACAGCAGTGTGGCGTCTGGGATGAACTTTATTGGACATGTGGTTGGCCAAGCCGTGGTCTGGGAGCACTGGGCCTGGGGCCCAGAACCCAGGCACTGAGTTTGAGGAGGCCCAGAGGTCAGGGCTGTTTGGAGCGAGGCCACAAGCGGCTGGTAAGGGAGCCAAAGAAGAGGTTCTGCTTGCTGGATTTGGAGAGCTCAGCCAGGCGCTGCTGCTCCTCCTGGAGTTGGGGGCAGACAGAGTGGGAGAGTCAGCCCAGGGGCCACCTTCCTTAAACCTTTGCCCAGCCCAGACACAGGATGCACCCAGAACCTAAGGACCCAGTTCAGACACTGGCAAAAGCCAGCTTTGAGCCACAGAAGCCCAGACTCAAATCCCAGGGGGCCTGTCCCCTGAACCCTGGGAACCTAACCCAGGCCCTACACTGGACTACAACATGTTGCTCCCTAAGCCCCCAGTGCCCAGTCTTGAGCCCTAAGACCCCTGTCTGGATGCTGAGGGACCCCAGGCCCAAATCTCCAGGGATTCCTCCTTTGGGTACTCAGGAGCTCTAgccaggaacacaaccccaaacTCGATCAACCTCAGCCTAGACTCCTCGGAATCTCTTTCTCAGACTCAATTCATATTCTTATCCCCACTTAAAAATTAGAGGATCACAGGTCATCAGAACTCCTTGCCCAAACCCTTGGGCCAAGTGTCCAAGGATCCCTCTTCCCAGACCTGATCCAAACCCCCACCCCACAAAATACGAGGACCCCCAGACCATCAAGGCCTCTGGACCTATCTCAAATGCTTAGCGTTTCCTGCCTCCTGTGCTCAGCGCAGGCTGCAGAATCAATTCGCCCCTCATTAAACGGCCCCCTGGGATGGGTGGTGTGAAAGAGAAGGcagttgctcaaggtcacacagccagagtgGAGACAAGCTGCTCCAGGGCTCCGCCTTCAAGAGCCTGGGGAACTGACGGTGACACCCCCCATCCACGCTGGGAAGCTGAGGACTCACCTGCTCCAGCCGGCTTTGCCGCTGCTTGAAAGCCTCCAGTGGGTCTTCCTCCAGGGCGTAGTGCTCCAGCACAGTTCGGACATCCTCCACACCATTCAGAGCAATGGCTGTGGGGATAGCAGGTGGGGGTCAGCCAGCTGACGGTCAGAGGGAGGCAGGGCCCGCAAGGGTAAAGGTCAGACCGGGGTGGGGTCAGAGCTACGTGGAACATTTCTCAGCATTCTAAAAGGGATTCCCCTGAATATTCCCAGGCATCCCCTAAACATTTCAGAGAAGCATCCCAAACATTCTAAGAAGCTTCTAAAGACTGCACGATGCTCATGGATCTCCTGCATCGCAAGTCCCTGGTTTCATATAAAAAACAAGCCAGAATCAAGCATCTTATCATTCCTCTTGAATGTCAAAGGCTCCAGGGTCAGAGGCCAGGAGGTCAGGGGTCAGCCTTACTCTTCAGGAAGGCAGATAGGTCCAATAAGACCCGGTCATCGGAGTTGCCATTCCAGGGCCGCAGGGCGACACCGTTGTAGGGCTGTAGGCGGAAGGCTTCCTTCTTGCAGTCCACGACTACTACTCGGGCTGGATCCCGATTCAGACACGAAATGTCCTGGAAGTGGATGACAGGTCAGGTCAAGGCCTGTGCTCCTTCCCTTCCCACCAGGAACccccagagggagagagaggtggacAGACTACACATGCACTTGGTATCACACACTGGGATCATCACG
It includes:
- the DLL3 gene encoding delta-like protein 3; protein product: MVSPQMPQLLSPTVILALFFLPQTRPAGVFELQIHSFGPGPGPGAPRSPCKAGDTCRLFFRVCLKPGISEEAAESPCTLGAALSARGPVYTAQPGAPAPDLPLPDGLMRVPFRDAWPGTFSLIIETWREELGEQIGGPAWSLLARVAGRRRLAAGSPWAWDVQRAGAWELRFSYRARCEPPAVGAACARLCRSRGAPSRCGPELRPCPQIEDKCEAPPACRAGCSPEHGFCEQPDECRCLEGWTGPLCTIPVSTSSCLSPRGPSSATTGCLVPGPGPCDGNPCANGGSCSETPGSFECTCPRGFYGLRCEVSGVTCADGPCFNGGLCVGGADPDSAYICRCPPGFQGSNCEKRVDRCSLQPCRNGGLCLDLGHALRCRCRAGFAGPRCEHDLDDCASRACANGGTCLEGGGARRCSCALGFGGRDCRERADPCAARPCAHGGRCYAHFSGLVCACAPGYMGARCEFPVHPDGAGALPVAPPGLRSGDPQRFLLPPALGLLVAAGLAGSALLLVHVRRRGPGRDTGSRLLAGTPEPSVHALPDALNNMRTREGAGDGPSPSSDWNRPEDGDARSVYVISAPCIYAREA